One genomic window of Monodelphis domestica isolate mMonDom1 chromosome 1, mMonDom1.pri, whole genome shotgun sequence includes the following:
- the SOX18 gene encoding transcription factor SOX-18, with protein sequence MHRSPPVYGAEDVPQARRDCSWAPGPEPAAEPPGRAAAAAAAATFRGSSPALTAAAAAPARSPSPAPGPGFAFRQGAPGAPASPPSPEPSPEPRYGYSPPPGRAESKQGDDSRIRRPMNAFMVWAKDERKRLAQQNPDLHNAVLSKMLGQAWKALTTAEKRPFVEEAERLRIQHLQDHPNYKYRPRRKKQAKKTRRLEPSLLLHGLSQPPNGSSCGAGTGAEGFAATHSGVPGHQQPPPLNHFRELHPLGAELDNFGLPTPEMSPLDVLEPSEPAFFPPHMQDDCGLLGFRSPYPPQLDYAPEKALARDLGGPYGQPPAPAHLAEALRTAPPPPPGLFYSQLCGPSGPAGPRASGLSPHLGQLSPPPEVHHLDGVEQLSSAELWTDVDRNEFDQYLNTSRTRPEVPGLSYHVSLAKLTPRTLSCEESSLISALSDASSAVYYSPCISG encoded by the exons ATGCATAGATCGCCACCCGTCTACGGGGCAGAGGACGTTCCGCAGGCCCGGCGCGACTGTTCATGGGCCCCGGGGCCCGAGCCCGCAGCTGAGCCCCCTGGGCGCGCAGccgccgcagcagcagcagcaacctTCCGCGGCTCGAGTCCAGCGCTgaccgcagcagcagcagcgcccGCTCGGTCGCCCAGCCCAGCCCCTGGCCCCGGCTTCGCCTTCCGCCAGGGAGCTCCGGGGGCACCCGCCTCCCCGCCAAGCCCCGAACCCAGTCCCGAGCCACGCTATGGCTACAGCCCACCACCGGGACGTGCTGAGAGCAAACAGGGTGACGATTCTCGTATCCGCCGGCCCATGAACGCCTTCATGGTCTGGGCCAAAGACGAGCGCAAACGATTGGCGCAGCAGAACCCCGACTTGCACAACGCAGTCCTCAGCAAGATGCTGG GCCAGGCTTGGAAAGCCCTCACCACCGCCGAGAAGCGTCCCTTCGTGGAGGAGGCGGAGCGACTGCGTATCCAGCACCTGCAAGATCACCCCAACTACAAATACCGCCCCCGGAGGAAGAAACAAGCCAAGAAGACTCGGCGGCTGGAGCCAAGTCTCCTGCTGCACGGCCTCTCCCAGCCGCCTAACGGCTCCAGCTGCGGCGCTGGCACTGGCGCTGAGGGATTTGCCGCAACACACTCGGGGGTGCCGGGCCACCAGCAGCCGCCCCCCCTCAATCACTTCAGAGAACTGCACCCGCTGGGCGCCGAGCTGGACAACTTCGGGCTGCCCACGCCCGAGATGTCCCCGCTAGACGTGCTGGAGCCCAGCGAGCCAGCCTTCTTCCCGCCTCATATGCAGGATGACTGCGGTCTCCTAGGCTTCCGCTCGCCCTATCCGCCACAGCTGGACTACGCCCCCGAAAAGGCGCTGGCTCGGGACCTGGGGGGCCCCTATGGGCAACCCCCGGCTCCAGCCCACCTGGCCGAGGCCCTAAGGaccgcccccccacccccgccaggCCTCTTCTATAGCCAGTTATGCGGCCCCTCGGGCCCTGCCGGTCCCCGGGCCAGCGGCCTGTCCCCACATTTGGGCCAGCTCTCTCCCCCACCTGAAGTACACCATTTGGATGGCGTGGAACAGCTGAGTTCTGCTGAGCTGTGGACCGACGTGGACCGCAATGAGTTTGACCAGTATCTAAACACGAGCCGGACTCGGCCAGAAGTGCCCGGGCTCTCGTACCACGTGTCTCTGGCTAAGCTAACCCCTAGGACCCTGTCCTGCGAGGAGAGCAGTTTGATATCTGCGCTGTCTGACGCCAGTAGTGCGGTCTACTACAGCCCCTGCATTAGCGGCTAA